A window from Cyprinus carpio isolate SPL01 chromosome A11, ASM1834038v1, whole genome shotgun sequence encodes these proteins:
- the LOC122146549 gene encoding uncharacterized protein LOC122146549 — translation MDPHIMVSQERGKNGRPRILISEDSVSQLLTLGLPVTCIARLLGVTKFTIHRHMVEWGSSVKATYSNIADAELDSLVATIHTSNPNAGYRMMMGLLRAQGHRVQWDRVRSSMHRVDTASIVSRMSHLGCVVRRTYSVPSPKSLMHIDTNHKLIRYNIVIFGGIDGFSRKIMYLGVSNNNLASTTLSFFHEAVQKFGFSLR, via the exons ATGGATCCACACATCATGGTTTCccaagagagaggaaaaaatggcCGTCCACGGattctgatttctgaagactCTGTATCCCAACTGCTTACATTAGGATTGCCTGTGACATGTATTGCAAGGTTGCTAGGGGTGACCAAGTTTACAATTCATAGACACATGGTGGAATGGGGATCATCTGTGAAGGCAACCTACAGCAACATTGCAGATGCAGAGCTAGACTCACTTGTGGCAACAATCCACACAAGCAATCCGAATGCAGGTTACAGAATGATGATGGGTCTGCTGAGAGCACAAGGTCATCGGGTACAGTGGGATAGAGTTCGTTCTTCAATGCATCGAGTTGACACTGCAAGCATTGTTTCCAGGATGTCACATTTAGGATGTGTGGTTAGGAGGACATACTCTGTCCCCAGCCCAAAGTCCCTGATGCACATTGACACAAACCACAAGTTGATACG GTATAACATTGTGATATTTGGAGGCATCGATGGCTTCTCCAGGAAG ATAATGTACCTTGGTGTGTCAAATAACAATCTGGCTTCCACAACACTGTCTTTTTTCCATGAGGCAGTTCAGAAGTTTGGATTTTCACTGAGGTAA